One Besnoitia besnoiti strain Bb-Ger1 chromosome VIII, whole genome shotgun sequence DNA segment encodes these proteins:
- a CDS encoding hypothetical protein (encoded by transcript BESB_082400) — protein sequence MGRLVRSSFALLGAATVVVSISLGVSGSQQVPSAPLTLTDTRPVAQAQPLPGARPLAPPQPRPQPEGERQRPALSPSDIHEVETPGLTIPGGFGSRTRPAVIAQPAVISARPAGAPKLIPGGTLRGSQDKAEVEEAEDFVEREEAVSEPQPSPEPEPELSVEPELPVEPEHASEHRTERVHVEDQPEAVRVTEIKVVEERKKAPEPAGAALLSAEKAAEISREESLKQQEKTRQELEKHRHRSGEINVLQSENQDDLLLDAERRWKDAVEKEAKDASSWKEAEASVALKEMIRTRAEQEREALRAGGFSGQTTVTPESGLRSTAVDDEKADACRGLEVTTTRMSSASLGLLYYFNPDSVIQFHSVSLLLPDGKTFLANVRAVVRDPPPTEENKSPKSVVHLSGGYKLTLSLEEVKLEDGEDNEIATWDAESVLYPVILEEVSIRDAAAVAPAQSGPAGVVSNISTSTVPGGPTDAHLLQTGDRVGIPSQGEGLLAGHLHQSQAPAIGQQAGAVGGAAGPSAVVAGGRAMKTVRVLAVSRGNVGSVRVTTNRNVAPGMGAFTCVFRTGIYGDYDPCNTPAVIAANFFTPLTASIIGGF from the coding sequence ATGGGTCGGCTAGTCAGAAGCAGCTTCGCTCTTTTGGGCGCCGCTACAGTCGTAGTATCCATATCGTTGGGAGTGTCAGGCTCTCAACAGGTGCCCAGCGCTCCGCTAACGCTCACAGATACCCGCCCTGTAGCCCAAGCTCAGCCTCTGCCGGGGGCCCGTCCTCTTGCTCCTCCCcagccgcggcctcagccTGAAGGCGAACGCCAACGGCCTGCTCTCAGCCCCAGCGACATTCACGAAGTTGAAACGCCCGGTCTGACCATTCCTGGAGGATTCGGCTCGCGGACAAGGCCAGCGGTCATCGCGCAGCCTGCTGTGATTTCCGCCCGTCCTGCAGGTGCTCCCAAATTGATCCCTGGAGGAACCCTCCGCGGCAGTCAAGATAAAGCTGAAGTCGAGGAGGCTGAAGATTTTGTGGAGCGTGAAGAAGCTGTGTCTGAGCCCCAGCCCTCTCCCGAGCCTGAACCCGAACTCTCCGTCGAGCCCGAACTTCCCGTCGAGCCCGAGCATGCGTCCGAACATCGGACCGAACGTGTACATGTTGAAGACCAGCCAGAGGCGGTGCGCGTGACTGAAATCAAGGTTGTCGAGgaaaggaagaaggcgccagAGCCAGCTGGAGCCGCACTCCTcagcgccgagaaggcggcCGAAATCTCTAGAGAGGAGTCTCTCAAGCAGCAAGAAAAAACTCGTCAAGAACTCGAGAAGCACCGACACCGCAGCGGTGAGATAAATGTGCTACAGTCGGAGAACCAAGACGACCTGCTTCTCGATGCTGAACGCCGCTGGAAAGATGCCGTTGAGAAAGAGGCGAAAGATGCCTCTTCCTGGAAGGAAGCTGAAGCATCTGTAGCCCTGAAAGAGATGATTCGTACACGGGCAGAACAGGAGCGTgaggccctccgcgccggggGGTTTTCCGGTCAGACCACCGTTACACCTGAAAGCGGATTGAGGAGTACTGCTGTCGATGATGAAAAGGccgacgcctgccgcggtCTCGAAGTCACCACAACAAGGATGAGCAGCGCGTCGCTTGGTTTGCTCTACTACTTCAACCCGGACTCCGTCATCCAGTTCCACTCTGTTTCGCTCTTGCTGCCTGACGGCAAGACATTCCTGGCCAACGTCCGGGCGGTCGTCCGCGACCCTCCCCCGACAGAAGAGAACAAATCCCCCAAGTCGGTCGTTCACCTGTCCGGTGGATACAAGCTTACGTTGAGCCTCGAGGAGGTTAAGTtggaagacggcgaggacaACGAGATAGCAACAtgggacgcggagagcgttCTGTATCCTGTTATCTTGGAAGAAGTGTCAATTCGCGACGCTGCCGCTGTTGCCCCTGCCCAGTCCGGCCCCGCAGGTGTGGTGTCAAATATATCGACTTCGACCGTCCCGGGCGGCCCTACTGATGCCCACCTTCTTCAAACGGGCGACCGGGTAGGCATTCCCTCGCAGGGCGAAGGCCTCTTGGCAGGACACCTCCATCAGTCTCAAGCTCCTGCGATTGGTCAGCAAGCCGGGGCTGtaggaggagctgcgggaCCAAGCGCTGTTGTAGCAGGAGGACGCGCAATGAAGACTGTGCGTGTCTTGGCTGTTTCTCGCGGCAACGTTGGCAGCGTCCGTGTGACAACGAACCGCAATGTCGCACCGGGTATGGGTGCCTTCACTTGTGTGTTCCGTACGGGAATTTACGGCGACTACGACCCGTGCAACACCCCCGCTGTCATTGCTGCCAACTTTTTCACGCCTCTCACTGCCAGTATTATTGGAGGGTTCTAA
- a CDS encoding hypothetical protein (encoded by transcript BESB_082410) — MRAPGPDICSGRGDHDAGSVDLALCTDASSETRKTADSPSDSALRFRTLVEVVDDEGLLLWSLRQEGLCLTGIEPVATPPSIESDLSLSSSFLSYGPLGRPSTDNRLDVSRRMPTEEIAIARPSLACMSATSGILPTAGLGSASTGEHSDAPTQEERDSVEDPEWLTSPQMSGIGASELCDAPRTWQSPERERKIVTSTGGLSEEPGDSHRDKEAYAHGPGGSIEHEDDSSADEFVVVMSSTGDRSDDEFEELFLDQEEDSDALEVVPRDNDGVLLGTESPDQGAFSEEEEGVDPDYLDEGIPVSDSRVPQRPLLIAESEPQPAAGGLRTTNVQQSHSSAQVTARSDAGMPLQSGCSSLPAAGNVSAFLVPCADAPLTHVTSQSTEPTSIAAKGQLTEDENSAEKNLGSAPVPCSSSPSSLPDFSFPPPSGVSRAVLEDGDMTETESDEREGSTRLCVKVCDPSFLSAEGQGQIHNQGMYEFDSVPAVESETCTCSGIARSPFETVTIEERTPLLANERCMPRALREYMPDTPCFSVSRSTGDRECCGAVEADGLSTVRDAFESAPEYFAVPTATPEDESGGAALHSDNGNPVQQGTERENSPPPPSVRKRKTQTDNNCGWSDCTLRSPRTNQDDFCEKARAHEEEAGNGRTRFCARQCAMEVGGTGTLESEGEVAGSSGRILKRSSHQGSEAEIREQDRDRLEDADGVEQIHAGARETRPAGEAKGQDAVNTDECVTLAAAEFRVPDGAGNSAQHKNEAKLGARRQKTRKAGQGKNQQLGHKQGEQLERNDGSRVAQTLGETDADTPAYAFEMICKPHHAAYTMETQQVLPAPSYQGHQQEEANEVLVPEDAEGEPECCLEKPSQSSMEQNDGKDIQLSFEGGDDRCSQQLKRMTTPPPTTPSKGKLYVLTEESATQACAGDGIERQAPSGEPDETVVSDGVLDAADDADNAEKDREKTEEQHGEDGRQNLDNKGWGAQVNAHEKSNIIAKHEYKEENNNHRSTPTGQGSKAPADKGPLRTEDECVVQEIGGTEIRPAFSSSAVSPTNSDSVPLLKGGLIDCGWKQRDDREAEENEGRSRKEGQDFPLREKKQALPSPWQEMPEPQFLKSGRRKNRRQWRMLVASTQNDLGGNDSRQENDDHLNEKRETYEKADAATVQTQHGENDNASFCADGRDPRASTDVEKEMHSLSVLPSAATRDSRSAPCAAERRDRSVRSQCARVAPEGRFATAVHSGGSWGEETARSEQATFASCPQQNAKNDAFGYWKGNSRSADRDQECQKATTYIADIRKDEGTDDRLRSDATRGTTGTVERGKERRCDASAITKHADGLTFDRVGSEKEESGDGTILSFHVNTNETINGGMSTEPGDSQKENAKSTGCWARWTEKDDDEWWQQDDNMEEIVDGEKATEAHAFLERLFPDGNTNEEMDAQATNKERSPLFFDRASVPPFSIEHTSGEAEQRGGKEAAHHRGPVRQESTPVSHDREPYAGETNRPLLRETDLDVEKLCRSRQILADECRAEQQGTPSNGEGAGDAVSLISHDLAQASVAPPACSRLRDFNGKRPDRHEKARIAADKTLCDFKRTAPSGRNVSSWRHSAETSTSSTKKGGCWRSSVSQGLTPQMTASLPLDKGDKQLHRASAKKDWRDEEMSMWRWGREENMFEQKRQDDTRARGAAAVLMADPDEEKKDEIRHDSARDASPPCRPPPNGETLPAADLQEAVSEQGGNAIEDGATTAPPGSERSMEDPLDNERLTDDRANAANVWEREESLCLASVASERAEKSESGADAPIHTEEGAQNTAQEERGDDVPTTQVFPPADRKRSEEISRESQKESVAGQVLCVDAGTPATKIEAASYERDRQDEEGRHEVNSGLVAPEKREIQPPESQRHPQDTHHECPSLAPVRKRKAHLKRKKTASGNPANASSRGCLVEVERPEIRDGTPGSATNNERADNGSPLGVTEGPAGHEPAEEPQDRQVAEENGDQTPKANSHEHETSPSKDAGNDGRPVATARTASVGGARGDEGEVSRTPCTRENPEDELTEEQKEEYETLRRGCGQEEDEPKRKGTSNIEEARQGKGLAAMADASQQRLDNEPKKETRRRAERRRQQQERRRQRVQFQLQGERTPGQNDDEESMKAAEEEKQTQLQERMHLAEAEPQPTMDESEEGKVPQEHEGLRDDQSSSDMPKAARDRAGSQNAACASSVPMPSLSPSSSSSSQSPHSQPPTARKSSSFSGGRQAKKHSRATKRASPRESPQPSSSLCAPFVSWLLVEALQRVRGRRHQAAGERQIENERTGEIDRRLRHPSKWSVWAVLLLLWTWWSPGSTTQ; from the exons ATGAGGGCGCCCGGGCCGGATATATGCAGCGGTCGTGGCGATCATGACGCCGGTTCTGTCGATCTGGCCCTTTGCACTGATGCTTCCTCTGAAACTCGCAAGACCGCAGATTCTCCTTCCGATTCCGCCCTCCGGTTCAGAACTCTCGTGGAGGTTGTAGACGATGAAGGGTTGCTTCTCTGGAGCCTCCGCCAAGAGGGTCTCTGCTTGACGGGAATCGAGCCCGTAGCAACTCCACCTTCTATTGAGTCAGATCTGTCTCTTTCGTCGTCTTTTCTATCATATGGACCTCTTGGCCGTCCTTCGACTGATAACAGACTTGATGTGTCTCGCAGGATGCCGACGGAAGAGATTGCCATCGCGCGTCCTAGCCTAGCGTGTATGTCAGCAACCAGCGGCATTCTCCCTACGGCTGGGCTGGGGTCTGCCTCCACTGGCGAACATTCGGATGCCCCAACACAGGAAGAACGTGACAGTGTTGAGGACCCGGAATGGCTTACGTCTCCGCAGATGTCTGGGATCGGAGCCTCAGAGTTGTGTGATGCACCCAGAACGTGGCAATCTcccgagagagaaaggaagatAGTAACTTCTACTGGTGGACTTTCGGAAGAGCCTGGAGACTCGCATAGAGACAAAGAAGCTTACGCACATGGTCCCGGCGGTAGCATTGAACATGAAGACGATTCCTCTGCCGATGAATTCGTCGTCGTCATGTCCAGTACCGGAGACAGGAGCGATGATGAGTTTGAGGAGCTGTTTCTTGAccaggaagaagacagcgacgcgtTAGAAGTTGTCCCAAGAGATAATGATGGTGTGCTTCTCGGTACAGAATCTCCAGACCAAGGAGCGTTcagtgaagaagaggagggagtcGATCCAGACTACCTCGATGAAGGAATTCCTGTTTCAGACTCCCGggtgccgcagcgcccctTGCTTATCGCCGAGTCAGAACCGCAGCCGGCTGCCGGGGGACTGAGAACAACTAACGTCCAGCAATCTCATTCCTCCGCACAAGTTACTGCTCGTTCTGACGCAGGAATGCCTCTGCAAAGTGGTTGCTCATCTTTGCCTGCAGCTGGCAACGTGTCTGCATTTCTCGTACCCTGTGCGGACGCTCCGCTGACCCATGTAACTTCCCAAAGCACGGAGCCAACGTCTATAGCCGCCAAAGGGCAGCTGACGGAAGACGAAAacagcgcggagaagaatTTGGGGTCTGCACCGGTGCCATGCTCTTCTTCACCCTCCAGTCTTCCTGATTTTTCTTTCCCCCCACCGTCTGGAGTGTCGCGCGCTGTCCTTGAAGACGGAGATATGACAGAGACTGAGAGTGACGAGCGCGAAGGAAGCACTCGGCTGTGCGTGAAAGTATGTGATCCTTCATTCTTATCCGCTGAAGGACAGGGACAGATACATAACCAAGGCATGTATGAATTCGACAGCGTTCCTGCTGTCGAATCAGAGACCTGCACGTGTTCCGGTATTGCACGCTCTCCCTTTGAGACCGTGACCATAGAGGAAAGgacgcctcttctcgcgAACGAGCGATGTATGCCGAGGGCGCTGCGTGAGTATATGCCGGATACTCCCTGTTTTTCGGTGTCGCGCTCTACTGGCGACAGAGAGTGCTGTGGTGCTGTGGAGGCAGACGGTCTCTCCACCGTACGGGATGCCTTCGAATCTGCACCAGAATATTTTGCAGTGCCGACCGCCACTCCCGAAGATGAatcaggcggcgcagcgttGCACTCCGACAATGGCAACCCGGTCCAGCAAGGAACTGAACGTGAAAACTCTCCGCCACCGCCGAGCGtgcgaaagagaaaaacacaaACGGACAACAACTGTGGGTGGTCAGATTGCACACTGCGTTCTCCACGGACAAATCAGGACGATTTCTGCGAAAAAGCGAGAGCacacgaggaagaagcaggcaACGGCCGAACTAGGTTCTGTGCGCGACAATGTGCAATGGAGGTGGGGGGAACGGGGACACTGGAAAGTGAGGGAGAGGTCGCAGGGTCCTCCGGCAGAATCTTAAAGAGGAGTTCGCACCAGGGTTCTGAAGCAGAAATACGCGAACAAGATAGGGACCGCTTGGAGGATGCAGACGGTGTCGAGCAGATACACGCAGGAGCGCGCGAAACACGACCCGCTGGGGAGGCAAAAGGACAGGACGCGGTAAACACGGACGAATGTGTGACtctggctgcagcagagtTCAGGGTACCTGACGGAGCCGGGAATAGTGCGCAACACAAAAATGAAGCAAAACTGGGAGCGAgaaggcagaagacgagaaaggcGGGACAAGGTAAGAATCAGCAGCTCGGTCACAAGCAAGGCGAACAGCTCGAACGGAACGATGGAAGCCGCGTGGCGCAGACACTAGGAGAGACTGACGCAGACACTCCGGCCTACGCTTTTGAGATGATCTGTAAGCCACACCATGCCGCTTACACCATGGAGACGCAACAAGTGTTGCCCGCCCCTAGCTATCAAGGCCACcagcaggaggaagcgaatgAAGTTTTAGTgcccgaagacgcagagggcgagcc TGAATGTTGTCTTGAGAAACCGAGCCAGAGTAGCATGGAACAGAACGACGGCAAGGATATCCAGCTCTCTTTTGAGGGTGGGGACGACCGCTGCTCACAACAACTGAAGCGCATGACCACACCGCCGCCAACGACGCCATCGAAAGGGAAGCTCTACGTGCTCACAGAGGAATCGGCAACGCAAGCGTGCGCTGGTGATGGAATCGAGAGGCAGGCCCCGAGCGGGGAACCAGACGAAACTGTGGTGAGCGACGGTGtcctcgacgccgcagacgacgcggacaaTGCCGAGAAAGACCGTGAGAAAACAGAAGAGCAGCACGGAGAAGACGGGCGTCAGAATCTGGACAACAAAGGTTGGGGCGCACAGGTGAATGCACACGAGAAAAGCAACATCATTGCAAAGCACGAATACAAGGAAGAAAATAACAATCACAGAAGTACGCCAACCGGGCAAGGAAGCAAAGCACCAGCGGACAAAGGACCATTGAGAACAGAAGACGAATGCGTTGTCCAGGAGATCGGCGGCACGGAGATTCGCCCTGCTTTCTCGTCCTCGGCCGTCTCGCCTACGAATTCTGACTCAGTACCTCTCCTCAAAGGGGGTTTGATAGACTGCGGATGGAAACAGCGAGATgacagagaagcagaagaaaatGAAGGGCGCTCCAGGAAGGAAGGCCAAGACTTTCCTCTCCGAGAGAAAAAGCAGGCCTTGCCGTCTCCTTGGCAGGAGATGCCCGAGCCACAATTCCTGAAAAgcggaaggaggaagaatCGGCGGCAATGGAGGATGCTGGTTGCATCTACGCAAAACGACTTGGGAGGCAACGACAGCAGACAAGAAAATGACGACCACCTAaacgagaaaagagagacatATGAGAAAGCCGATGCAGCGACTGTCCAGACGCAGCATGGGGAGAACGATAATGCGAGCTTCTGCGCGGATGGGAGAGACCCGCGGGCCTCTACAGATGTAGAGAAAGAGATGCATTCTCTGTCTGTtctgccttccgcggccACCCGAGACTCTCGCAGTGCCCCGTGTGCCGCTGAACGTCGAGACAGGAGCGTCCGCAGTCAATGTGCGCGCGTGGCTCCAGAGGGAAGATTTGCCACAGCAGTTCACAGCGGAGGCTCCtggggcgaggagacagcacgGAGCGAGCAGGCAACGTTCGCCAGCTGCCCGCAACAGAACGCGAAGAACGACGCTTTTGGATATTGGAAGGGGAACTCGCGTAGCGCCGACAGAGACCAAGAATGTCAGAAAGCAACCACCTACATTGCTGACATCAGGAAAGACGAAGGGACGGACGACAGACTACGGAGTGACGCCACACGTGGAACAACAGGAACAGTCGAGCGAGGAAAggagcggcgctgcgacgcTTCAGCCATCACCAAGCATGCCGATGGTCTTACGTTTGACCGCGTAGGCtccgagaaggaagaaagcgGGGATGGAACAATTCTCTCTTTCCACGTGAACACTAATGAAACGATAAATGGGGGGATGTCTACGGAGCCGGGAGATAGTCAGAAGGAAAACGCGAAAAGCACAGGGTGCTGGGCGCGTTGGACAGagaaagacgacgacgagtgGTGGCAACAAGATGATAATATGGAAGAGATAGTAGATGGTGAGAAGGCAAcggaggcgcatgcgtttcTCGAGAGGCTCTTTCCCGACGGTAACACTAACGAGGAGATGGATGCCCAAGCCACCAACAAAGAACGCAGCCCCCTATTCTTTGATCGAGCTTCTGTCCCGCCGTTCTCGATAGAGCACACGAGCGGGGAAGCCGAACAACGAGGCGGAAAGGAAGCGGCTCACCATCGGGGACCAGTGCGTCAGGAAAGTACCCCTGTTTCTCACGACAGAGAGCCGTATGCTGGTGAAACGAATCGTCCGCTCTTACGTGAAACAGACCTGGACGTCGAGAAACTCTGCAGGAGCCGACAGATCTTGGCTGATGAATGTCGTGCTGAGCAACAGGGGACGCCATCAAATGGTGAAGGAGCAGGAGACGCTGTGTCTTTGATTTCGCATGATCTCGCACAAGCGTCAGTTGCTCCGCCCGCATGTTCCCGTTTGCGTGACTTCAATGGCAAACGTCCCGATCGGCATGAGAAAGCCCGGATTGCAGCGGATAAAACACTGTGCGATTTTAAACGAACCGCGCCTTCGGGTCGGAATGTGAGCAGCTGGAGGCATTCCGCTGAAACTTCCACTTCTTCCACGAAGAAGGGGGGCTGCTGGAGGAGTTCAGTTTCACAAGGCCTGACTCCACAGATGACTGCGTCACTCCCGCTTGACAAAGGTGACAAGCAACTCCATCGTGCCAGCGCCAAAAAGGActggagagacgaggagatgAGCATGTGGAGATGGGGGAGGGAAGAAAACATGTTTGAACAGAAGCGGCAGGACGacacgcgagcgcgcggcgctgctgcggtgcTCATGGCAGATCCtgacgaagagaaaaaggacGAAATACGACATGATTCAGCCCGAGATGCTTCTCCTCCttgccgtccgccgccgaaTGGCGAGACCTTGCCTGCTGCCGACCTGCAGGAGGCTGTCAGCGAACAAGGAGGTAACGCCATTGAAGACGGAGCAACGACGGCACCACCTGGCAGTGAGAGAAGCATGGAGGACCCACTAGATAACGAGCGGTTGACCGATGATAGAGCGAATGCCGCCAACGTCTgggagcgagaggaaagCTTATGTCTGGCAAGCGTCGCGAGCGAGCGGGCAGAAAAAAGTGAgtccggcgcagacgccccaATTCATAcggaagaaggcgcacaGAACACTGCTCAGGAAGAACGCGGGGATGACGTCCCAACTACGCAGGTTTTTCCGCCGGCCGACAGAAAGAGAAGTGAAGAAATATCGCGGGAGAGTCAGAAAGAGTCTGTGGCAGGCCAAGTGTTGTGTGTGGATGCCGGTACCCCGGCGACCAAGATCGAAGCCGCTTCATATGAGCGAGATAGGCAGGACGAAGAGGGGCGACACGAGGTTAACTCAGGCCTCGTCGCTccggagaaaagagagatTCAGCCTCCAGAAAGCCAACGCCACCCACAGGACACTCACCACGAATGCCCAAGCTTAGCCCCCGTCCGAAAGCGCAAGGCGCacctgaagaggaagaaaactgCGTCAGGCAACCCTGCAAACGCCTCGTCCCGCGGGTGCTTGGTTGAAGTGGAGAGACCGGAGATCCGCGACGGCACACCAGGCAGTGCCACAAATAACGAACGGGCGGACAACGGAAGCCCCCTCGGAGTGACGGAAGGCCCGGCAGGGCACGAACCCGCAGAGGAGCCACAAGATCGGCAAGTTGCTGAAGAAAACGGGGACCAGACTCCTAAGGCAAACTCGCATGAACATGAGACCAGCCCTTCAAAGGACGCCGGAAACGATGGAAGGCCGGTTGCGACTGCCCGGACGGCTTCCGTAGGCGGCGCAAGGGGGGACGAAGGGGAAGTGAGCCGGACCCCCTGCACGAGAGAAAACCCGGAAGATGAACTGACGGAAGAGCAAAAGGAGGAATACGAAACCTTGCGCAGGGGGTGTGGACAGGAGGAAGATGAACCGAAGCGGAAAGGAACGTCCAACATCGAGGAGGCACGTCAGGGAAAAGGCCTGGCCGCAATGGCGGACGCGTCACAACAGCGGCTTGACAACGAGCCCAAAAAAgaaacgcggcgacgagccgagcgcagacgccagcagcaggagaggcgacgacagcggGTGCAATTCCAGCTGCAAGGGGAGCGAACGCCAGGGCAGAATGACGACGAGGAATCGatgaaggcagcggaggaggaaaaacAAACACAGCTGCAGGAACGCATGCACCTTGCGGAagcagagccgcagccgacgaTGGACGAATCAGAGGAAGGCAAGGTGCCGCAGGAACACGAGGGACTCCGGGATGATCAGAGCTCGTCCGATATGCCAAAGGCCGCAAGAGACCGAGCCGGATCACAGAATGCAGCGTGTGCTTCCTCAGTCCCTATGCCTTCCCTCTCaccgtcttcctcttcatcgtCTCAGTCGCCTCACTCCCAGCCGCCAACCGCCCGCAAGTCCTCATCCTTCTCTGGCGGACGACAGGCAAAGAAGCACAGTCGTGCGACCAAACGGGCTTCTCCACGGGAAAGCCCTcagccttcctcttctttgtGCGCGCCCTTTGTTTCTTGGCTGCTAGTTGAGGCcctgcagcgcgtgcgaggcaggcgacatCAGGCCGCAGGAGAGCGACAGATCGAGAACGAGAGGACAGGCGAAATTGACAGGAGATTGAGGCATCCATCAAAATGGTCTGTATGGGCCGTCCTGCTCTTGCTGTGGACGTGGTGGAGCCCAGGTTCGACGACGCAATAG
- a CDS encoding WD domain, G-beta repeat-containing protein (encoded by transcript BESB_082420) produces the protein MTETSLSLFSPPSSASLPASSGPASVTAYRRLPLSEASNFSVLHPSRFSTPFGARGSRTQRLFRTLSTGKENSGVVSCAFLTTLPKVSTLANGESRKKGGFPKRKGEGKRAAEAAATVRAAMALASGQESGVYTLEDVEARAGTARMCLMAAGTRVHFLDLERGEVVARYSAIKDYARSVSCRSDGKLFAVSDDSGLVQVVQTDTRDLLRKFKGHTGSVRSCRFSPDKTHVVSAGDDTTIRRWDLSVGECTDTLRGHSDSVRSVDVPRFSAPSSSDENSDASAAFASPSNLWAPHACLTGSYDCTARLWDLRAPDESNTVVFQHDRPVEFARIADCVPGSQLLLSCAGPVVKVWDVRQTSRPLCSLSSHVKTVTAAQIIPGRLAALSAIQAKQSRKLRRKRERVEAEEQGDREDAEEEEAEAADEEEEDEEDVELAREEAELQDGLVVVTGSLDATVKLTSLTTLQVRHTFAFDSEVLSLDFALARTPQPAAGKEGNVALSATFFVGFSDGSWAVRQRGRGDDSSDLLGLRASGLADPLAASLLVPARDTRKKRKLLLRMRANQAHYFTRGRSALPLGDDFVVDTLQAKRLNRLDRLLRSFQYQAALDVSLTMSSQHVVALVAELLQRGGLEVAMRGRDSASLIPLLQFISKNITFKNSSYTRIVSEMTLALLQECEDWMLLSGYDKEVMELLKRICQKIAFELHQIQQMDRLHSLLDALLAS, from the exons ATGACGGAGACCTCTCTGTCCCTTTTCTCCCCGCCCTCGAGCGCGTCTCTTCCCGCCTCTTCTGGCCCTGCCTCTGTCACCGCCTAccgccgtctgcctctttctgAAGCCAGCAACTTTTCGGTTCTTCACCCTTCTCGTTTCTCGACCCCCTTtggcgcgcgcgggtcgcgcacgcagcgcctTTTCCGCACGCTGTCGACTGGCAAGGAAAACAGCGGAGTCGTGTCCTGTGCATTCCTCACGACGCTCCCAAAAGTATCAACCCTCGCGAATGGCGAATCAAGGAAAAAGGGCGGCTTTCCGAAACGAAAGGGCGAAGgcaagcgcgccgccgaggcagccgcaACCGTCAGAGCTGCGATGGCACTCGCTTCTGGTCAGGAATCAGGCGTATATACACTCGAAGAtgtcgaggcgcgagcgggcaCCGCGCGCATGTGCCTGATGGCTGCAGGCACAAGAGTTCATTTCCTCGACTTGGAAAGGGGCGAAGTCGTCGCTCGCTACAGCGCAATCAAGGACTACGCTCGATCTGTCTCCTGCCGATCTG ATGGAAAACTGTTCGCTGTCTCTGACGACAGCGGCCTGGTGCAAGTCGTGCAGACCGACACGCGAGACCTGCTTCGCAAGTTCAAAGGCCATACCGG CTCGGTCAGGAGCTGCCGGTTCTCCCCGGACAAGACCCAcgtcgtctctgcgggcGATGATACA ACAATCAGGCGCTGGGATCTGAGCGTCGGCGAGTGTACGGACACGCTTCGGGGTCACTCGGACTCTGTGCGCTCGGTGGACGTCCCGCggttctctgcgccgtcgagTTCAGACGAAAACTctgacgcctccgccgcgttcgcgtcgccctccaaCCTCTGGGCGCCGCACGCCTGCCTCACGGGCAGCTACGACTGCACAGCGCGCCTGTGGGACTTGCGGGCGCCCGACGAG TCTAACACTGTCGTCTTCCAGCATGACAGACCCGTTGAGTTCGCGCGCATCGCCGACTGCGTCCCGGGCTCTCAGTTGTTGCTGTCTTGCGCCGGCCCCGTA GTCAAGGTGTGGGACGTTCGTCAGacctcgcggccgctctgCTCCCTGTCGAGCCATGTGAAGACCGTGACGGCCGCGCAGATTATCCCTGGCCGTCTGGCGGCGTTGTCTGCCATCCAGGCGAAGCAAAGCAGAAAGCTGCGGAGaaagcgcgagcgcgtggaggcggaagaaCAGGGGgaccgcgaagacgcggaagaagaggaggcggaagcagcggatgaggaggaagaagacgaagaagacgtcgAACTCGCTCGCGAAGAGGCCGAGCTGCAGGATGGCTTGGTCGTCGTCACCGGCTCTCTCGATGCTACCGTCAAGCTCACGTCGTTGACC actCTGCAGGTGCGGCATACGTTTGCGTTTGACTCCGAAGTTCTTTCGCTCGACTTTGCGctggcgcgcacgccgcagccggcggccgGGAAGGAAGGAAACGTCGCGCTCTCGGCGACTTTCTTCGTCGGGTTCTCAGACGGCTCGTGGGctgtgcggcagcgcggtcGGGGGGACGACTCCTCCGACCTGCTGGGCCTGCGGGCTTCGGGGCTTGCCGAcccgctcgctgcgtcgctgctaGTCCCCGCGAGAGATACGCGCAAAAAGAGGAAGCTCCTCCTCAGAATGCGCGCCAACCAAGCGCACTACTtcacgcgcggccgcagcgccctgcCCCTGGGCGACGACTTTGTG GTGGATACTCTACAAGCGAAAAGACTCAATCGCCTCGATCGTCTCCTGCGAAGCTTCCAGTACCAGGCTGCCCTCGACGTCTCCCTCACGATGTC ATCTCAGCACGTCGTCGCGCTGGtcgcggagctgctgcagcgcggcggcctggaAGTCGCGATGCGCGGCCGAGACAGTGCGTCGCTCATTCCACTTCTCCAGTTTATTTCGAAAAACATCACCTTCAAGAATTCGTCCTACACTCGGATCGTCTCTGAGATGACGCTAGCCCTGCTGCAGGAGTGCGAGGATTGGATGCTGCTCAGCGGCTACGACAAAGAAGTCATGGAGCTCCTCAAGCGAATTTGCCAG AAAATAGCATTTGAGCTCCACCAAATTCAGCAGATGGatcgcctccacagcctccTGGACGCCCTCCTGGCCTCTTGA